The Sander vitreus isolate 19-12246 unplaced genomic scaffold, sanVit1 ctg608_0, whole genome shotgun sequence genome has a window encoding:
- the LOC144514548 gene encoding carbonic anhydrase 4-like gives MGTPGLWGQTYSNCDGTSQSPINIITRKTLKDERLTPFIFTNYQEIFSDAITNIGYSVKVGVPHLSTISGGGLPTTYKAVQIHIHWGKNGGPGSEHTINGEQYPMELHIVHIKNDYADLTTALSDPEGVAVLGFFYEKSNRANQRYDPIITALPSIAALDSETPLESISLAQLIPPVKNLTSYYRYKGSLTTPECNEAVIWTVFESPIPLSMDQLTVFSEVQFEDGTPMVGNFRPVQPLNGRQVFRSGGAVILVSSALLLAAIATALGLSQPN, from the exons atgggca cACCAGGCTTGTGGGGCCAGACCTACAGCAACTGTGATGGAACCTCCCAGTCGCCCATCAACATCATCACCAGAAAGACTTTGAAAGACGAACGACTGACTCCTTTCATCTTTACCAACTACCAGGAGATCTTCAGTGACGCAATAACGAACATCGGCTACTCAG TTAAGGTTGGAGTTCCTCACCTCAGCACCATCTCAGGTGGAGGCCTCCCGACCACCTACAAGGCTGTACAGATCCACATTCACTGGGGCAAAAACGGAGGGCCCGGCTCCGAACATACCATCAATGGAGAGCAGTATCCCATGGAG CTGCACATCGTTCACATAAAGAACGATTACGCTGATCTGACAACAGCTCTATCAGACCCAGAGGGAGTTGCAGTCCTTGGGTTCTTCTATGAG AAATCCAATAGGGCAAACCAAAGGTATGACCCCATCATCACCGCTCTGCCAAGCATCGCAGCTCTAG ATAGTGAAACTCCTCTGGAGTCCATCTCCCTGGCACAACTAATCCCACCTGTGAAGAATCTGACCAGCTACTACCGCTACAAGGGCTCTCTGACCACCCCAGAGTGCAATGAGGCTGTAATTTGGACTGTGTTTGAGAGTCCCATCCCTCTGAGCATGGATCAG CTAACAGTATTCTCTGAGGTTCAGTTCGAAGATGGAACGCCAATGGTGGGGAACTTTAGGCCGGTCCAGCCCCTGAACGGTCGGCAGGTGTTCCGGTCGGGAGGCGCAGTGATCCTGGTCAGTTCTGCCCTTCTCCTGGCTGCCATCGCCACGGCCTTGGGACTGTCGCAACCCAACTAG